TAACCCATtagaaaaataatgtttttatattAAAAAGGTCTTTGGATATTCTAAATTATAATAATGTGATTAAGAGAAATGTTAGAATTATAATCCCTATTAATTGTTTCCCTCTTTCATCTATAACACCCTAAGTTTTAGCATGGATAATATTTATTAGAACTGACCCATTCCCATATTCAATCATGTTTATCCTTTACTTATTGTAGGGTAATTGTAATGCTGGTATGGCCAACATCTCCATCAAATGGGCTCAATCctttttgttttgcaatttttaacatCTTTGATGTGGACTATAGTCCTCAAATTGAAGGAAAAATTGCTTAGCTTCATTAAAAAGTAAGAAGTTTGTAAATTTGAATATATACTCTATTACACATATGTCTTTATCTTGTCATTGATTCCAACTcctttgatttgaaagtatttcaGATTCTGGAAATAAGACCGGAAGTAGTGTATTGGGTCCGGAAGCGATGCTTTGGTTTTGAGTATTCGTAGATTCTTTTGggtatttttgtattttgtattgtCGATGATGTTTATTGAAAGTCTATTTCATGTATCGGTTAATGATCTAGTCATTTCCCTTTGGTCTAGAGCTTTTTGATTTGTTTTGGTTTTGGTCCAGTTTAAGGATAATGTGTTTCACCTTAAGGTTCCAATCGTATATTTTGAGTCAAGGGCATGGATATATGTTACAATTACTTTTGTGGCCAACTTAGTCGATATTTTTCTTTCGGTTTGGTATATATATGTACAGATGCAGGATAGtagagaatatatatatgtatggtgAATGCGAAATATTACAGTGATTGTTTTGTGCAACTTAGTGTAAGGATGGCAATGTGAATGATGCAAAATTTTTAGTGGATGTAGAAGCAGTGATCCGAGAATCTAGATAGTTCAATAAGAAAAGTGATTGCGCTTTAAGTGTTATTGTAATTAGTATATTGATATGCTTCATTCTATACAGTTCTTTTTATGAAATTTGtgattttgtatctttccctgattGCAATTAGCTTCAGGTTTGCAAGATCCCTTTTTTGTATCTTGCACCATGCGCAActagccttggtgtgcaagtccGGAGCAGTGAGCTCCCTTTTGTAATTATTTCTATATAATGGATTCTCTTGTGAGTTaacactcaccatggtttttcccagtttgagttttccatgtataaaatattaATGTTCTTGTGTAAATGCTTTCTGATATTCTTGATTACATCTCTTTGATACGCATATCTGAATTAACTGATTAAATTAATTCTACAATCCAAAAATTTAATTTATGGCTCCTCTCTGTGTGTTCAACATACTCAAATAGAGGGAGTTGAAGGTCTTATAGAAAGTTTATGTAGGAAGTTACGTCGAGACAAAAAAAGAACTCGGTTTTAGAATGTGCCTACTAGAGAAAAATGATTTAGCCTTGTAAAAAGTTTGTTTAATTTCCATATATTGAGCAGccgcccctctctctctctctctgcttttcCCTTTGAATAGCACATACTCATAAAGCAATAAATCATAAATTATAATGATATCTGTTTACTTGTGTTCCGGAAATAGTGTAATTGGCTACACAATGAGGGTGGATAGAATTTTAGGGTCCTTGTCATTCTCAGCTGCTCCATCAGTTTCTCCAGAGATTTCTTCGAGGGATCTGCCATTTGTTTCGGGCAACAGAAACGTGAAAACAAAACCTAGAGCATTCATAAAAGCGAGCAACAACAGAGCCCCCCAGATGTGCTTCTTGTGTCGAGTAAGGTGACCAACCCCAAAAGCACCAACAATGGCTCCTGCCTTTCCGCACGCAGCGGATATGCCGTGGCAGGTCGAGCGAAGTCTCGCAGGGAAAAGCTCGGCTGGGTAAATGAATGTAGTGCTGTTCGGGCCGAAGTTAGCGAAGAAAAAGGTGAACGCATACATGACAAGGAAGCTATACTTGTGATCTACCCAATACTCATACTTGCTAGCGAGCACGAACATGAAGAGGGACATGAAGAAGAAGCCCATGAACTGAATGGCTAAACGGCCTATGCGGTCGATCAGGGCTACCGTGAACCAGTAACCCGGGATTATCGATACAATCGCAATTATTACCTGGGCCTTTGAGATCACATATACTTCTTCTATGGCTTTCACTTTTTTGGCAGGCAGGATCCAGCCCACGGTCCTGAACATATCCTTCTGAAACAGGTTTTGGCTGTAGAAGCCGATGTCCAGGAGGAACCAGGTGGAAGTGGTGCCCAGAAGGTGTAGGCCGTGGCGTCTCAAGAACTGGACAGAAAACAATCCGAATTCCGGATCGTTCGACTGCATTTTGCTTTGGTATTCGTGGATGTCGACCTTCAGAACTCTGGACATGTCCACGGCCGCTTTGCTTGCGTTCTTGGTGACCAGGGCCGTGTAGCGCGCCGTCTCCGGCATCTTCATACGCCAATAAAACGTTAGCGCCGCCGGAACAGCGCCGAGCATCAGGATAACTCTCCATACATAGTCTGCTTGAAGGACTGGTATGAAGGTCAGACTGTCCTCCTCATACTTTCTAAGAGAGGCAGAAACGATGAGGGATACTATCCCACCTGCTAGAATGCCGAAGCCCTGCATGGCGAACACGGAAGCGAGGAAGGCTCCTCTGGTCTTCTTGTTGGCGTACTCAGACATGATGGTGGCGGACAAGGGATAATCTCCGCCTATGCCGAAGCCCAGCCAGAATCTGAAGAAACAGAGAGTGGCCATCACGCCTTCCCTGGAACTGCTGAAGGAAAATCCTGATAAGATGGAGCACAATATCATGAGGAGCAGCGTTATGCCGTACACTTTCTTTCGCCCCAGTTTGTCGCCCATCCATCCAAAAAAGAGCTGCCCAGCTAAGGCTCCGCTGAAGGCCACGCCCGTGACTGCAGACGACACTGGGTAGGGTAGAATGCCGGGCACGTGGGGATTCGAGACGTCTGCGTAATAAATTCGTCCCAGTAGTTTAGTCACAGTGGTGATGCAGAAGAGATCGTAGGCATCAGTGAAGAAGCCCATTCCGGCAATCACAATGGCCGTGTAATGGTACCATTGTGTTTTTGCCATGTCCAGAGCCGTCAGCACATCCAACTGCTTCGCCATGACTGGAACTCCACTTCCCTGCAAACACCACCAAAGAAAGGCAAAGCTCTCACACCAAAAGAAACAATGAAAATAATATGGGAGAGGAGGTCCCCGCCACTATATAACTATTGGGTaatcttcttctcttttctattaGCACATCCCAAATCTCGGGCTTCCAAAGCATTTACTAGTAGAAATCCTTCTAGTCATTAAGCTTTATAAAGAGTTCTCGCGGTTCTTCTAGAATTTTATTAATGCTTGATGTTAATCGTTTTCTTGGTTTTAGAGCCAGAATTAAAAGTATTGAGTATATGCGATTGAATATACCATTATCCTCTTCGTTCTCGACGTAGTCGTTACACTCA
This genomic stretch from Cryptomeria japonica chromosome 8, Sugi_1.0, whole genome shotgun sequence harbors:
- the LOC131040902 gene encoding low affinity inorganic phosphate transporter 1-like; its protein translation is MAKQLDVLTALDMAKTQWYHYTAIVIAGMGFFTDAYDLFCITTVTKLLGRIYYADVSNPHVPGILPYPVSSAVTGVAFSGALAGQLFFGWMGDKLGRKKVYGITLLLMILCSILSGFSFSSSREGVMATLCFFRFWLGFGIGGDYPLSATIMSEYANKKTRGAFLASVFAMQGFGILAGGIVSLIVSASLRKYEEDSLTFIPVLQADYVWRVILMLGAVPAALTFYWRMKMPETARYTALVTKNASKAAVDMSRVLKVDIHEYQSKMQSNDPEFGLFSVQFLRRHGLHLLGTTSTWFLLDIGFYSQNLFQKDMFRTVGWILPAKKVKAIEEVYVISKAQVIIAIVSIIPGYWFTVALIDRIGRLAIQFMGFFFMSLFMFVLASKYEYWVDHKYSFLVMYAFTFFFANFGPNSTTFIYPAELFPARLRSTCHGISAACGKAGAIVGAFGVGHLTRHKKHIWGALLLLAFMNALGFVFTFLLPETNGRSLEEISGETDGAAENDKDPKILSTLIV